ATGCTCGGCAGATACTTCGCCCGGTTCGACGAGAGTCCCTCCCCTCTGGTCCGCATCGACGGACAGCTGTTCAAGGAGTACTGGGGCGAAGGCTCACGCCGAGCCCGCAACGCCGACCGATACGGCCACGGCGAATCCACTCTCGTCTTCGAGGAAGGCGTCGACGGACTCGTCCCCTACGCCGGCAGCCTCTACGACGCGGTCGGCGGCACCCTGGCCAAAATCCGGGCAACGATGGTCAGCTGTGGATCCACCACACTGCGGCAATTCCACGACACCGCGACCGTCGCCGAGGTCAGCCACCAGTCCTTCCTCCAGAACGGCGCCGACGTCCGGCTGCGCGATCGCCCCAGCGATGGCGGGAGCTGACCGGACCAACGCGGTCATTCGGGCAACTCTGGGTCGGGGAAGAGCCCCGTAGCCCGGGATCTGCCCTGGCCACCGACTATCGAGACCGGTTCTTCTTCTTCTTCACCTCGGGTCAGCGGGCACGAGACGGTGCGCCGCCACCTGAGCCGGCCGCAAGCCGGCGAGTTCACCGCCGAGGACATGGCCGACCGGCACCTGACGCGCGACCTCGTCGGTGTCCCCCGGCAATACATGATTCCGAGTCCTCGACGGCGGAGGAGACGGTCGTGGTCATCGCGACGACCAGCGGCCTGCCACGGGCGCGCATCATCAGAGACTTTCTCCCGCTCGCGACTGAGCAACCGGACGGGAGGTACCGGCCATGAGGTCTGGTCTCGGCGCGCAGCAGCGGATGCCGTCGATCGATCGACCGGAGGGCGAGGCGGCACGTCTGGGGCGGGCGTTCGGCCAGTTCTGGCTGTCCTACACGGTCAGCGCGACGGGCTCGGCGCTGAACGCCGGCGCGCTGGCGCTGATCGCGATCGTGGTTCTGCACGCCGGGCCGCTGCAGGTCTCCCTGCTGGCGGTCATCGGGTCGCTCGCGAGCGCGATCCTGTCACTGCCGCTGGGGGTCGTGATCGAGCGCAGCGAGAAACGCGCTGTGCTTGTGCTCACCGATCTGGTGCAGTTCGGGGTGTTGCTGACGGTTCCCCTCGCGGCGGTGACCGGCCGGCTGACGTATCCGCATCTGTGCGTGGTCGCGGCGGTGGGTACGACCTGCTCGATCGTGTCCGTCGCGGCAGGTCTGGCGTATGTGAAGGCCGCGGTGCGCGAGGACGCCCGGGTCGCGGCGAACGCGCGGCTGGACTCGGTGAACTGGACGACGTATGCGATCGGTCCACCGGCCGGTGGAGCCTTGATCGGTCTCACCGGCCCGACGGTGACCATGGTGGTCGACGGGGTCAGCTTCCTGTTCTCCGCGCTGCTGTTGTGGCGTGTTCCCCGCGCCCCTGCGCTGGCCCAGGACACGACGAGCGAGGGTGTGCGGGCCGACCTGAAGCGGGAGCTGTGGGCCGGGTGGCGGCTGATCCTGTCCCACCGCGGGCTCCGCGGGCTGTACTTCAATGGGCTGGTGTTCGGCGGCTCCTATCTGTGGACCGTTCCGCTTGTGGCGGTGCTGGTCCTGACCGATTTGGGAGCCATGGCGTGGCAGTACGGGCTGGTCCTCGGCATCCCCAGCCTCGGCGGTCTGCTGGGCGCGATGCTCTCCGTGCGCCTGACCGCGCTCCTCGGAGAGCGGCGGTGCTTGCTGCTCTTCGGCGCGGGCCGCACCATGTGGCTCCTGCCGCTGCCCTTCCTCGGCGACGGCGCCGGAGCACTGATCGTGCTCGGCGTGTCGCAGTTTCTGCTGCTGGTCGCCGCGGGCGTGTTCAATCCGGTGTTCACCACCTACCGCATGCGCGTCACTCCCGACGCTCTGATGGCCCGCGTCGGTACGGCCTGGGCCGTGAGCTCCCGGGCGGTCCAGCCCGTGTTCATCGCGGTCGGCGGCGCGTTGGCCGGCTGGTCCAGCCCGCGTTGGTCCCTGGCGGCCGCGGCGCTGATGTGCCTGCTCAGCGCGGGGCTTCTTCCGTGGCGTTCGGAGCGCGCCGCTCGCAGGCAGCGGGCGACGATCTGACGAGTGACACCGTCGGACGGCTGGGCCGACCTCAGGCGTGAAGCACGTGCGGGCGACCTGGTGACGGTGCGTCGATGCTTGATGGAGTACCGGTATCCGATGTGGGGGTGGTCATTGACCCGGGCCGCGCTGGAACTCATCAACTCGAATGGTGACGGTCAGTCGGTGGCGGTGACGCGGACGCCGATAGGGAAGTGGTCGGAGTAGCCGTCCTGGTCGATTTTCTTGCCCATGCCGCCGAATGGGCGCGGCGCCGGATACACGCCTGCCGCGACGGTTTCGGGGAAGCGGAGGATCTCCACGGTGTCCGCCTCGACCCGCAGCCGGCTGTCCTGGGTGGCCATCGCCTTGTTGACCAGGAACTGGTCGAGCTGGTTGGGGGTCTCGTCGTAGTAGAAGGTGCCCTCTGGTTCGCCCATCCGCGGCCACATCAGGTTCCACAGCAGCGGAATGCGGGCGCGGACGACCTTGCGTTGCTGCCGGGTGCTCAACGCGTGGAGTGTCAGCGAGGGGTCGAATGGTTCGTCGTTGAAGTCGCCCATCGCCAGGACCGGCGTGTCCGGGCCGTGGATCTCCAGGACACGCTGATGAAAGTAGGACAGCGTCTCACCGGCGATGGCCCGGTACCCGGCCGATTCGGCCTGGCCGCCGCTGCGGGAGGGCCAGTGGTTGCCGAACACCGCCCAGGTGCGGCCGCCGGCCACGGTGCGGAAGTTGACCTGCACGATCTCCCGGGTGGCGTTGCGGCGCATCACGACGTGGAAGAACACGCTCTCCTCGTCGGTGGGCACGGTCAGCAGCGCCGGGTCGTAGAGGAACGCGACGTCGATACCGCGGGCGTCGTCGGTGTCCGCGTGCACGATCGCGTAGTTGCGGCCGGGTAGCAGCTGCTGCAGCCGGGCGACGAGTAGCTCGAGCACGAACCGGTTCTCCACCTCGCAGACACCCAGCAGATCCGGTCCGGCGCCCGCGTTCATCTGCGCGATCACCGACGCCAGCTGAGCGACCTTGCGGTCGCGCAGCGCCGGTGTCCAGCCTTTGATGTCCTTCTCGATGGCCCTGGCGACCTTCTCGGTGCGCCGCTCCGGCGGAGCGTTCTCCTCGTCGAAAAGGTTCTCCAGGTTCCACCACGCCACGTACACCGTCGTCGCCATGACTCGCTCCCACCCCTGAACGTCACCACTGAGGCCCCGCAGTGAACCTAGCGGCGCGCCGGCCACCGGCGCTCTCGATGAACCGGTTCCCGGTGCACGTCGCGACAACTTCCCCGCCGCTCACGTGACCTGCCGCGGGCACCAGGCCGGACGCCGTCGGCGGTGAAGGTAACCCAGCTACGGGTCCAGGATCCTCGGGCTTGGCGGTTTCGCTGCCCGGGCCGGGTGGGTTCTCGCGCCGGGTGGACGCGCAGCGCGTGTCCATTCGTGCACCGACGATCCCGGCCGACGGCCGACGGCCAGTGTGCTCGGCGGCGCCAGTTCGGTCTTCATCCGGGAAGTATTCGGATGAAAACGCCCTCCGAGGGCACGCTCGCTTCAGTGCAGGCGTACAGGAGGTAGTAACCCGGCACTGCCACCGCTCGATCGGGGATGACTGCTGAGTATCGTTCCGATCCGGCGTGGCGGGCCCGGAGCCCGATGTACCGCTGGTCCGGATTGAACGCGTGAGTGGAGCTTCCGACCCGGAGGAACGCCAAGCGGGTGATCGGGTCGCTACTCACAACCATCACGTTGATCGTCTCGTCAGGCCGCACCTCGGTGGGCGCCTCCCAAATGGAGGGACGGTCTGCACACATGTACCAGGGCTCGTAGATCTCGATTTCGAGCCTTCGAACTGCCACACCCCCTGGCTTGCAGTTGATGTTGGTCCCGCCTGTGAATATCCGTCCATCGGGCATCAGAAGTGCGGTGGAGTGATAGTTCCGGGGGATCTCAGCAGGCGCGTAGCTGTCAGCACTCCACTGCCAGCCGCCCGGTCCGTTCACAATCATTTCCGGCTCGCTAACCCACGTGTCTTCCTCCCTATCGGGCACTCGCACGCCACCACAAATCAATACTTCTCCGCTTGGAAGCAGTACGGCGTTGCTGTTCACACGCACCGGGCGCAACGGCGCCGTGTCGCCGCCGAGTACCTGCCATTGCGGGTTGCTTTCGGGGTCGGCGGGTGTGCCGAGATCAGCGATCCATGCTCTGTTGCCGCCGGCGTGAACGACGCGGAAGCGGTAGCGCGGGTCACCAGGTCCGGGCTCCGTCTCAAGAAGGGGCAGGAGTACCGCCGGAAAGCCAAAGCCGTCATATCCAGCCCAGTCGCCGCCGACCGGCATAGCAGTTCGGGTCCACGTAGTGCCCACGCGCGGCATCCAGCTTCCACTCTGGCGAAGGTCGCCTGTGGACGCGGGTAGGAGTGGACTCGCGCTGAACACTCGCTCGTCCGGGCCGACGAAGATTCGTGGATACAAATAGCTGTTCGCCACGCCCGCGTTCGAGTGATGAAGGTCGGGAGAATCGCCGTGGTGGGTCCAGCGGTCCGTGGCCGGGTCGTAGATCTCAAGCGAATTGTTGTTGTGCCGCGTGTCGGTGGACGCGGGATGCCCGGACAGAGCCAACACCGCTCCGTCAGCCAGTGTCAGCAAGGTGGGGTACCAGCGGCCGCCACGTGTCGACTCGGTCTGCACCCAGTAGCGTCCCGCACTGCCCGGGTCCGGGTTAAATTGCCACACTTCCGCCAAGCCCGGGAAGTGCCCGTGCGGTCCGTGGGGCTCGCCGGCATGCTCCGGGTATGCCTGGGTGCCACCGGCGACTAGCAGGTGCCCATCGGGCAAGAAGGCGTGCCCAGAGCAGAATACGTCGGTGGTCGGTGCATCGATCTTCTGAATGCTCAGATCGGCGCAGTCGAACAGCTGGCAGTGGTCAATGTCCTTACGCTTATTCTGTTCGAGGCTGTGCTGATCTCCGCTGAAGATGACAATGTGGCCCGTCCTGACGAGCGCGGCATGAATAGCGAAAGCATCCGCGCGCAATACATCGCCTTTGCTGTCCTCGACGAGAAACCAGCGCCCCCGGCGGCCGGACGCCACCTTGTAAGGCCGCGATTCCGGGCTGATGATTCCGCACAGCTCCTGGCGAGCGGTGATCGGGCCCGCCGGCACATCGATGTCGACGGGCATCTCCGTGCTGCTTACCGGCCAATTGCCGATTTCTGCTCCCGCGGAGAACAGACGCAGTATCGCCGGCGCCTTCAACCTCTTGACAACGACCTTATGCGGGCCTGCACACAGCGGCCCTTCGATCAGCGGGCGGTCGAGACTGGTCAGCGGCTGCACAGTGGCCACATTCGGACTATCGGGCCCCAGTTCACATCCCAACTGCATTGACTGCGTGACCTCGAATCGTTCGCCTTCCTGGAGGGGATCGCCGACGACGAACTCACGCTGCGGAAACGGACAGGGTCCCTCGAAAACTATCCAGCGTTGCCCGCCGCGCTCCCGCACTATGCGCACGACCGCCCCGGCTACGATGCCTTCCACGTTGACTGATCCCTGGCACTCCTCCAGCGGCCGGGGAACAGTAGCGAACGTCGGCGAGGGCAGGGTGCGCCGCGACGTGCCCGGCGCAGCCTGAGGAATCCCGGCGAACGTCACCAGCGAGATTGGATCTGTGCAGATCGTCTGATGAACCTCCACCGGCACACCGGGGAAAATCCGCCTGGTCCCCGCGAACTCGATCTCGGCGAGATCTCCCACTGCCACAGCGGAGCCCAACGGCTCGGCGCCACCTTGCCAAACTTCCACGGTGGCCCCGGGTGAGCATCTTGTGACCGCCACACTTCGAGCGCAGACATAAATGGGGTGCGGAACCGTTACGGGACGATTGACCGCCTTCTCCACCCGTTCTCCACGCTGATTGTGCGGGCTCTCGACGCCTCCGACCTCCTGCTGGGTGGCCACGAGGCGCGCATCTGGAACGAGCCGCGACTTATCGATGTTCACCTCGGTCTCAGTCCACCACGCTCGCGCCTCCCCAAGAGGATTGGCGTCACCTTCTAGGTAGATGCGCACGGTTGCGTCGATGTGAGTGCCCTGCACACGCACGACGGTGCTACAGGTGGACACTGGGCCGATGATGGCAGGCGACGACGGCATGCTGTCTCCATTACGCACGCGGTTCGACCAACGAATGGGTGGGAGGGCAAGCGCTTCCACCGGCGGGCGATGGGAATCACTCGCAGCTCGACGCTATTACAGCCCGCGCTATTCGACTGGACACACGCCGCCGACACTCCGAAAGATCACCAGGGCCGCAACGATTAATGGGTGACGCATCCGTGAAAATATGTGCGAGTTAGACGCACCCTATCGACGGTAGCCCTCGCTACCTGGCGGCGTCGCTATTCGTGCGCGAATTCAGGCGGGTCCTGACAGTTTGAGGGCGACACTAGCCTGGCGTCGTGATCACCATCTTGGCCGTGCAGAACTACCGCTCGCTGCGGCGACTGGTGCTGGGGTTGGGCCGGCTGACCGTGGTCACGGGGGCCAACGGCGCTGGCAAGTCGAGTCTTTACCGGGCGTTGCGGCTGCTGGCCGATTCGGCCCGGAACGGGGCGGTGGCCGCACTGGCCCGAGAGGGCGGTCTGGCCTCCACCCTGTGGGCCGGGCCGGAGCGTGACGGTCCGGTCAGCCTCCGGCTGGGCTTTGCCGGCGACGATTTCGGCTACGCCATAGACTTCGGGCTCCCTCGCCCGTCCAACTCCGCGTTCGGACTAGACCCGGAGATCAAGTCTGAGGCGGTCTGGGCTGGGGCGTTCCTTCGGCCGGCGAGTCTGCTGGCCGACCGGGGCAACGGCGCGCTGCGTGTCCGCGACGGCCGCAAGTGGCTGCCCGTCCCAGGGGTTCTGGCCAGCTATGACAGCATGCTCAGTGAGTACAGCGACCCGCAACGCGCCCCCGAGATCCTCGAGATCCGCGATCGCATCCGGTCCTGGCGCTTCTACGACCATTTACGCACTGACGCCCAAGCGCCGGTCCGTCAGGCTCAGATCGGGACTCGTACGCCGGTGCTGAGCGGCGACGGTTCCGACCTGGCCGCCGCGCTCAAGACGATCGAGGAGATCGGCGACGCCGAGGCCCTGCATACCGCCATCGGCTCGGCCTTCCCGGGCAGTGAGCTGACCATCGACGCCGAGGCCGGGCGGTTCACGGTCCGGCTGAGCCAGCCCGGCCTGCTGCGCTCGCTGGGCGCGGCTGAACTCTCTGACGGCACGCTCAAGTATCTGATGTGGGTCGCGGCCCTACTGACGCCCCGGCCGCCGGCCCTGCTGGTGCTCAATGAGCCCGAAGCCAGCCTGCATCCCGATCTGCTGCGGCCGCTTGCCGGGCTCATCACCGCTGGGTCGATCCATACCCAGGTGGTGGTGATCAGCCACTCCCGTGCACTGGTCGACGCGCTGGAGGTCAGGACGCCGGACCTGTGCCGGGTCGAGCTGTTCAAGGAGCACGGCCAGACCCTGGTCGAAGGCCAGGGCAAGCTGGACGAACCGCCCTGGCATTGGCCCGAACGCTGACCCGGCGTCAACTGTCGAGGATGCAGGGCCCCGGCCGTCGCGACGGGAGACCTCGAAGCC
The sequence above is drawn from the Cryptosporangium minutisporangium genome and encodes:
- a CDS encoding IMP dehydrogenase; translated protein: MLGRYFARFDESPSPLVRIDGQLFKEYWGEGSRRARNADRYGHGESTLVFEEGVDGLVPYAGSLYDAVGGTLAKIRATMVSCGSTTLRQFHDTATVAEVSHQSFLQNGADVRLRDRPSDGGS
- a CDS encoding MFS transporter, which translates into the protein MRSGLGAQQRMPSIDRPEGEAARLGRAFGQFWLSYTVSATGSALNAGALALIAIVVLHAGPLQVSLLAVIGSLASAILSLPLGVVIERSEKRAVLVLTDLVQFGVLLTVPLAAVTGRLTYPHLCVVAAVGTTCSIVSVAAGLAYVKAAVREDARVAANARLDSVNWTTYAIGPPAGGALIGLTGPTVTMVVDGVSFLFSALLLWRVPRAPALAQDTTSEGVRADLKRELWAGWRLILSHRGLRGLYFNGLVFGGSYLWTVPLVAVLVLTDLGAMAWQYGLVLGIPSLGGLLGAMLSVRLTALLGERRCLLLFGAGRTMWLLPLPFLGDGAGALIVLGVSQFLLLVAAGVFNPVFTTYRMRVTPDALMARVGTAWAVSSRAVQPVFIAVGGALAGWSSPRWSLAAAALMCLLSAGLLPWRSERAARRQRATI
- a CDS encoding endonuclease/exonuclease/phosphatase family protein, with the translated sequence MATTVYVAWWNLENLFDEENAPPERRTEKVARAIEKDIKGWTPALRDRKVAQLASVIAQMNAGAGPDLLGVCEVENRFVLELLVARLQQLLPGRNYAIVHADTDDARGIDVAFLYDPALLTVPTDEESVFFHVVMRRNATREIVQVNFRTVAGGRTWAVFGNHWPSRSGGQAESAGYRAIAGETLSYFHQRVLEIHGPDTPVLAMGDFNDEPFDPSLTLHALSTRQQRKVVRARIPLLWNLMWPRMGEPEGTFYYDETPNQLDQFLVNKAMATQDSRLRVEADTVEILRFPETVAAGVYPAPRPFGGMGKKIDQDGYSDHFPIGVRVTATD
- a CDS encoding galactose oxidase early set domain-containing protein, yielding MPSSPAIIGPVSTCSTVVRVQGTHIDATVRIYLEGDANPLGEARAWWTETEVNIDKSRLVPDARLVATQQEVGGVESPHNQRGERVEKAVNRPVTVPHPIYVCARSVAVTRCSPGATVEVWQGGAEPLGSAVAVGDLAEIEFAGTRRIFPGVPVEVHQTICTDPISLVTFAGIPQAAPGTSRRTLPSPTFATVPRPLEECQGSVNVEGIVAGAVVRIVRERGGQRWIVFEGPCPFPQREFVVGDPLQEGERFEVTQSMQLGCELGPDSPNVATVQPLTSLDRPLIEGPLCAGPHKVVVKRLKAPAILRLFSAGAEIGNWPVSSTEMPVDIDVPAGPITARQELCGIISPESRPYKVASGRRGRWFLVEDSKGDVLRADAFAIHAALVRTGHIVIFSGDQHSLEQNKRKDIDHCQLFDCADLSIQKIDAPTTDVFCSGHAFLPDGHLLVAGGTQAYPEHAGEPHGPHGHFPGLAEVWQFNPDPGSAGRYWVQTESTRGGRWYPTLLTLADGAVLALSGHPASTDTRHNNNSLEIYDPATDRWTHHGDSPDLHHSNAGVANSYLYPRIFVGPDERVFSASPLLPASTGDLRQSGSWMPRVGTTWTRTAMPVGGDWAGYDGFGFPAVLLPLLETEPGPGDPRYRFRVVHAGGNRAWIADLGTPADPESNPQWQVLGGDTAPLRPVRVNSNAVLLPSGEVLICGGVRVPDREEDTWVSEPEMIVNGPGGWQWSADSYAPAEIPRNYHSTALLMPDGRIFTGGTNINCKPGGVAVRRLEIEIYEPWYMCADRPSIWEAPTEVRPDETINVMVVSSDPITRLAFLRVGSSTHAFNPDQRYIGLRARHAGSERYSAVIPDRAVAVPGYYLLYACTEASVPSEGVFIRILPG
- a CDS encoding AAA family ATPase — its product is MITILAVQNYRSLRRLVLGLGRLTVVTGANGAGKSSLYRALRLLADSARNGAVAALAREGGLASTLWAGPERDGPVSLRLGFAGDDFGYAIDFGLPRPSNSAFGLDPEIKSEAVWAGAFLRPASLLADRGNGALRVRDGRKWLPVPGVLASYDSMLSEYSDPQRAPEILEIRDRIRSWRFYDHLRTDAQAPVRQAQIGTRTPVLSGDGSDLAAALKTIEEIGDAEALHTAIGSAFPGSELTIDAEAGRFTVRLSQPGLLRSLGAAELSDGTLKYLMWVAALLTPRPPALLVLNEPEASLHPDLLRPLAGLITAGSIHTQVVVISHSRALVDALEVRTPDLCRVELFKEHGQTLVEGQGKLDEPPWHWPER